AGGCGGCAGAGCGCTCTTTGTCCAGCGCGCTGGGGGCCAGCGTATCGCCCATGTCTGCTGGACGATTGCGCGCGGATTCATGGATACCCGTAGGGAAGAACGCCGGGCAGAGCACGGTGACGCCCACTTTGGCGCCCGCATCACGCAAATCCAGAGCCAACGTCTCGGAAATCGCGACCACTGAATGCTTGGTGGCGTTATACACGGCCATGCTCGGGCCGTTGACCCAACCAGCTGCAGAGGCGACATTGACGATATGGCCTTCGCCCTGCTCGATCATCATCGGGGTAAAGGCTTTCAGGCCCCAGGCGACGCCGTACATATTGACGCCTACCACCCATTCCCAATCTGCCTGGGTATTCATCCACACCGGACCGCCAACGCTGACGCCAGCGTTATTGAACAGCAGATGCGCGCCACCAAAGCGACTCTTTGCCAGATCGGCAAAGGCTTGCACCTGTTCCAGTTTCGAGACGTCCAAGCGCATGGTCGCAGACTCGATGCTGGCATCCAGCGCTTTGATCTGGTTCAGCGTTTCCTGCATGCCAGCTTCGTCAACGTCGCCGAGCACCAGCTTCATGCCACGGGCCGCGCAACGTAGCGCCAGCTCACGCCCCAAGCCGCTGCCACCGCCAGTAATAACCGCTACCTTGCCTTGAAGATTCTGCATGCTGTGCTCTCCTGAAAGGGGCCTGACAATCTGCCGTGACGAAAGCACGCGGGCCGAATTGAAAGGCATCTTATAAATGTGGCAAATAGAATGCCTTTTACAGCATCACCAAACCAGATCTATCATTTGCAGTGATCAGGCTTTATCAGCTTTTATCCGGCGGTTTGCGATGAATAAGCTATACCTGAAAAGGCACTCCAAGACGTGGATAAGGAATCGCATGACTCGCAAAAGGTATTGCGCATTATTTGGCCTGTTACTGGCTTGCTGGGCTGGCGCTGTTGCGCCGCTGGCGGCGAACACACTGCACCTCAATACGGACATCTTCCCGCCGTATCAGGTTCGCGAAGGGGAAACGTTGAGCGGCACCTCGGTCGTTGCCCTGGAATGCATTTTCAAGACATTACGCCAACCTTATAGCGTCCGCGTCATGCCTTGGCAGCGGGCGATCCACGAGGTCGGTCAAGGCAGGGCCGACGGCTTCTTCTCGGCGACCAATATGCAGCGTGCCAATCGCTTCGCCGCACTCTCTGCGCCGCTGGCGCTGGAGAAATGGTACTGGTACAGCAATCGACCGACCACAGCAGAGGGCGCAGACAGCGAGCTGCGTATTGGTGCTGTACGCGGCAGCAACCAGTTGGCCTGGCTGCTGGAGAACGGGTATGCCGTGGAGCAGCAGGTCAGCAGCACTGAGCAATTATTCAAACTGCTGGACCTGGGCCGCATCGATACCTTCCTTGCCGACCAGCGCACCTTGCGCACCGAGCTGACCAAACTACCCCCGGCGCTGCGGCCAGAGTACGAAAGATTCCAGCAGTACTCGACACTCGGGGTGTATTTTTCCAAGGCGTTTCTGGATAGCCAAAGTGATTTTCTAGAACGGTTCAACCAGCAAATCTATTTCTGCCTGCCGGAAATTCATATGCTCAGCGATGATGAGCACAAACACCTGGCCGCGGTACATGAGCAGCTGTTCAACAGCTGGCCCGAGCGAGACGAACTAGTGTCTGCCGTGCAGGCCCAGAACGCCTTGCACCAGAATCTGAATATTCCGGACATCATGCAGCTCGATCGGCAGTGGCGGGACGAACTGAAAAAGCCGGACGCACCACTAATCAACAGTGTGGCCGGCAATCCCCTGTCCGAGTGG
This genomic stretch from Halopseudomonas pelagia harbors:
- a CDS encoding SDR family NAD(P)-dependent oxidoreductase yields the protein MQNLQGKVAVITGGGSGLGRELALRCAARGMKLVLGDVDEAGMQETLNQIKALDASIESATMRLDVSKLEQVQAFADLAKSRFGGAHLLFNNAGVSVGGPVWMNTQADWEWVVGVNMYGVAWGLKAFTPMMIEQGEGHIVNVASAAGWVNGPSMAVYNATKHSVVAISETLALDLRDAGAKVGVTVLCPAFFPTGIHESARNRPADMGDTLAPSALDKERSAALKAAVEKGRIKAADVAEMTLKAVEDDQFYVFPHRKIKQLIAMRAAAADAEKTVFDSMNP
- a CDS encoding substrate-binding periplasmic protein; amino-acid sequence: MTRKRYCALFGLLLACWAGAVAPLAANTLHLNTDIFPPYQVREGETLSGTSVVALECIFKTLRQPYSVRVMPWQRAIHEVGQGRADGFFSATNMQRANRFAALSAPLALEKWYWYSNRPTTAEGADSELRIGAVRGSNQLAWLLENGYAVEQQVSSTEQLFKLLDLGRIDTFLADQRTLRTELTKLPPALRPEYERFQQYSTLGVYFSKAFLDSQSDFLERFNQQIYFCLPEIHMLSDDEHKHLAAVHEQLFNSWPERDELVSAVQAQNALHQNLNIPDIMQLDRQWRDELKKPDAPLINSVAGNPLSEWLSDQQQKNNNLITEIIVTDQLGLNVGLSEITTDYWQGDEAKFSEAFFNRTDEAYQGRLEYDQSAQGYQVHISSQIRDPASNEIIGVLIIGLDIQRVLRANGLTGVN